TTGGTGTTTACAGGGTAAGCAATGTCTGTTTCAGAAACTTCAGAAGCTACCGGATGGGTTCCCCCCTGGTTTAGACAAAGATCATTTGAGTTCACTTAACCGGCTCCGCGAGTTCTGGCACAATTCTGATGGTGCTATTTGTCTCGATGATCAGGTAGTACTCTCTGAATGTTTTAGCTGCTATGCACAAGAACTGATATAGCGTTTACTCCAACTTGGGTtggcttccttttttttcacccACCCACTTTTGTCAGTTCTTACTTCTTAGTTATAAGTATATAGTGGACTGCATGGCTAAATGCTGTAGTGCCCTTGACATTTTATTGTGGATTCTTTCCAGTTATGTTCCACATCTGAAGGTTTAACTATGTAACTTATCTATTGACTTTATACAGGAGAGAGTAATCAAAACCATTCTTTTTTCTATGTCCATATTGCCTGATGTCTGCCAACCACTTCTCATTGTCTCTACTTCTGCTTCTCTCTCATTGTGGGAAGCTAAGTTCAATCGCTTGGCACCATCGATCAATGTTGTTGTGTATAATGGGGAGAAAGACGTACGCAAACAGATTCAAGATTTGGAGTTTTATGAGAACGGTTTGGTGACGTTTCAAGTTCTCTTGTCCCATCCTGATGCCATCCTAGAGGTACTTGTTTCTCATTTCCATCAGCATCAAAACACATCAATGACTACTCTTGTTCTCATTTCCATCAGCATTATCCAATCATGAAAGTCAGCTATCAAGATTACTCACATCctatttctttccttttttccaCTGTAATACAGGACATTCAGACCATGGAATCAATTGTTTGGGAGGCAGTTATGGTTGACGATTGTCAAAGCTTGAGAGTTTCAAAATGCCTTGAACAACTTAAGCATCTTTCTACCAATTTTAGGATGGTTCTTTTGAGTTTCCCACTCAAGGTGCTGTTAGCAACCGTAACCTGTAGAATTATTTTCACTCTTTTTCCACAAACAGGCAATGTTAATTCCTTTTGTTTTGCAGGAGAGTATTCCTGAGTACATCAACCTGCTGTCTTTCCTCAACCCTGAAGGAAGTGTCATTTCGAGTAGTTCAAATGGTGATTTTACTGATACAGGTGATATCTTAGCAACGCTGAAAGAAAAATTTGCTCGTCATGTTGCATTTGAGCGGAAAGCAGATTCTTCAAAATTTTTGGAGTACTGGGTTCCTGCTCGTCTTTCACGAGTGCAGCTAGAAATGTACTGTTATACCTTACTTTCAAACTCCCCAGCACTCCGATCACACTCAAGAACTGATAGTGTTGGTGCTCTTCGTGACATTCTTGTATCCCTCCGGAAGGTTTGCTCTTCAATTTTCTGAGCACAATATATTGTTTTAATTCATGGCAGGGAATTAGATAGTCTAGATGATGGAATCTGTATGCAACAGTTTCTTCTGACATAGCTGCTGACACAATATATCCTTGTTTCTTCTGGCACAGTGCTGTGACCACCCTTACCTGGTTGATCAATCACTGCAAAGCTCACTTACTAAGGGCCATTCTCTGACTGATATTCTAGATATTGGAGTGTGTGCAAGTGGCAAGCTACTGCTGCTTGATAAAATGCTCCAAGAGATCAGAAACCAAGGCCGGAGAGTTCTCATTGTTTCCCAGGCAAGATACTAGATAACATTCATCCATAATGTTTTTACATGCTATACTTAAATCCAAAGTTGTGAAGAGTGATTGCTTAGTACATAAGTCCAAAGTTTACTTTCCTCAAACATATTTGGGTGTTTTCTTATCATTTCCAAAGATAGTCATTGCTATGCGCAATTATTATCATCTGAGAAAAATATTGTGAGCTGTCTTTAATATGCACGTTTTAGTGTCAGGGCTTAACCACTCAAATTAGGGCAGTATCTGACTTGCCTCAAATGCAACATCAAGGGCTGCATAAAAACCTTACACGATTTAATACAGTCATGCAGAACATGTAGGGCTGGTGTCTCTCTCTATAAAAATTCTTAGGGCTGTAGCTGGGGTAGAATGCAGTTGTTTGCTTGAGCCCTCCTGTTCATATTTTATACTAGAAACAAAGGCTCAAACCATGTTATTCTAGCTTGCACACTCCATATTCTGCAGGAATCCAGGTGTTGGAGCTGCACCATATGAACCCTaccaaaaagaattaaataagtTACTGAAATGTACAAAGTACAAACTCTTTTAGGAGTATATACTTCTTTATTTCTAATTGAACTCATTATTTCGATATGCTTTGGTTCATCACTTATAGAACTTAAGTGTTTGGCattcttatatttttcttcCAAAGTATGTCAGTCCAATCTGGTTCTCCTTTTTCTTATATGGCAGTCTGGTGGCGGGGCTGGCAACCCTATGGGTGACATTTTGGATGATTTTGTCCGTCAGAGATTTGGTTTTGAGTCATATGAGCGTGTAGAACGCGGATTGCTAGTGCCGAAGAAACAAACAGCACTGAATATGTTCAATGACAAAACTAAGGGGCGTTTTATTTTCTTGATTGATAGTCGTGCTTGTGTTCCAAGCATTAAATTATCATCTGTCGATGCCATCATCATATATTGTAGTGATTGGAATCCAACCAATGACTTGAGAGTTCTCCAGAGGATCAGTATAGAGTCTCAATCTGAATGTGTGCCTATTTTTCGCTTGTATTCGTCTTGTACGGTGGAGGAAAAGACTCTTATACTAGCGAAGCATGATCATATTCTTGACAGCAACGTCCAGAATGTAATGCCTATCGTGAGCCATTCCCTGCTTAGTTGGGGTGCATCGTTTCTCTTCAATAGACTTGAGGAGTTCCAAAAGCATGACTACTCCAGTAAAGATTCTGAGGATGATGGTCTCTTCATGAATAATGTATTTTTGGAGTTTGCAGCGAAACTATCCACCAACGTTGAAGCCAGCACTAAAATGGAAAATGCAGTCATATCTCGAGCTCAGCAGAGTGGATCGTTTTATTCTAGAGATATTGCTGTTATAAgcgagagggagggaatatctGCAGTTGATGGTGATTTGCCAAAGTTCTGGACCTTCTGGTCAAATTTACTAGGTGGGAGGTCTCCTCATTGGCAATATATATCTGAGCCAGTGCAAAGGAACCGTAGGAAGATACAAAATATGGAAGACCAAATGAGAATACCTGCAGAAGAAACTGATGAAGCAATAATGAAACGTAGAAAAATCGGAGAAATCATGGATTCATCTCCGAAGATCCTACCTGTCAAAGACAATGATGCTGTGCTGCCTGAAAATAGTACAGCATCCAGTTCTCATGAAACATCAGTTGATGACACTTGGCAAGAGCTAGGTATTCCAACTGTAACAGTAATTAACAGCTCTTATGCTTTATGTGCATAtgctacatttttttataatacaCTCCATTTTGTAGGGGCAGAAAGCCTTCAGGGCACACAGAAAGGTCTTCACACCCAACTCAAGCCAGAGCTGTCAAAGTTGTATGAATTGTTGGAATTGCCGGTACTGCCAAGTATATTAAAATAAATGCTTGCTTTATGTTATTAATTtgagaaaaatattttagttcACTGCAAGTACAGGACATAATCTGCTCTTTTAGCAttcaatttaatagctaatattttttagttttcAACAGCAGAGTTCCACACCTTGTGAAGAGTTATTTATCAAGTTGGATCTTGATAACTTTTGCTCTTCATAACGGAAACATTTTCTTTGACTCTTAGTGTGTCATTTTGATCCATAtatgttacttcctccgtttcacaatgtaagactttctagcattgcccacattcatttagatgttaatgaatccagacatatgtatgtgtttagattcattaacatatatatgtatgtgggcaatactagaaagtcttacattgtgaaatggagggagtattagttgCTACTATATCCTGCTTTTAGCTCAGGTTATGAGCTTTGATATcacctactccctccgccccatagaaaaccaacctagtactggatgcctgtctagattcgtagtactaggatgtgtcacatccggtactaggttggttttctatgggacggagggagtgcaTGTTTCTACATGCTTCCAATATGAATTTATGCAGGACAGCTGTGTCCTGCAGTCCTGCTGTTAAAAAGTTGCCTCCTCTTCTGTAGAATTTATGCAGCATGCTGTTACCCTAAGTTTCAGTTTAAGCGAACTTTTCCTGAAGTCACTTGATTCTCTAGTTAAATAATATAAGCTGATTGGATGCTTGGATGCTTGATAAAACCTTTTGCAGGAGACTGTCAAATGTTTATGTGAGGAATTACTTGATTACATTTTGAAGAATCATCAAGTCAGTCAGGAGCCAAAGGGCATATTGCATGCATTCAACATTGCCCTGGTtagattataaaaatattttataggtTTTTTAGCTAAATTTGCATGGCTAAATGCTATTATTTTTTCCATGTGCTTTTCAGTGTTGGCGTGCTGCTTCTCTCTTAAAGCATAAGATCAATCGAAGAGAGTCACTTGCCCTTTCTGTGAGAAACTTGAACTATGAGTGCGATGAAGTGCTCGCTGAATATGTTTATGAGAAGCTAAGGATCCTCAAGAAAAAGTTTTCGCGTAGAGCAAGTGAAACAAGCAAGCAGAGCCAATCTACTCCAGTAAATAACACATCATCTTACAAACAACAGACCTCACCGAAATTGAGAAGTGACGGATCAATTTGTCATCAGGTAACGACAATTGATGGTGATTTGGAAAATGTTTCACATGAAGAGGCTCCACATGATATCTTGACCGAGGAGATGATATTAGAACAGAAGGAATTGATATCTGTTCTAGAAACTCATAGAGAAGAACATGTTTTAAGGGATGAACTTCTTGAAAGAATCACAGAGAAAagaattaatttaattaacatGGTTTTCTCCTTAAGAGAAAAGAATATTCAGGATAAACAAGGAAACGAGACCACACTGTTAGACATGCACAAGCAAAAGGAAGTGGCAAAGCTGCAAGAAACATGCAATTTGGTCGTGGAACATCTTCGTAAAGGTCACATTGATTCAGAGGACAGGGATGCCACGGTGAAGCTAATAATTGAATGGTTTACTTTGCTTCTGTATGCATTTTTGAATCACATGAGATGCCAGCATAACAAGTTGAAGATGCAGCAATCAACTTCATGGAACAAGGAGTTACAATTGAAGGAAATTTTCCTTCAGCAAGCAAAATCTGGCCACTTAGATCGTAGCTTTGATCAACAAATTCCTTTACCAGATTCATGCTTTACTTTGGAAGAATTCAGCCACTTCAAGGAAATAGTTGGTAATTTCCCTGTCGGTGCAGCTACTTCAGCAAATTGCCAGCATTCTTTGGCATCAACCATGGAAATTGCATTGGTCCGGAGTGTCAGTCCATCTGAAGTTGGGAATTCAGAAGCAGCGATAAATGGGGCTGTTGAAGTTCCTGTCCACACCGAAAAAAGACCAACATCAGAAGTTGGGTTGTCGCAGAACAGGATGGACAATGATTCTGATGGCATTGACTCACAAGGAGGGCCACCTCTGGCTGTTCAACATTCATTAAGTTCTAATCCTGCAATTGACAATTCCAATAATTTGGTATGTTGTATTTTGTTCATATGCCTTCTTTTTCTGCGTGATAACGTATCGTATTCTGACTTGACAACTTATTACATGCACAGCTAGTCGACATTTATTCATTTAAGTAGTTGCcctattttatataaaaagattAAATTGCCTGGACACTATATATTAGTAGGAAGATCTAGTTAGTTGCTCTGTTAATCTGTCCAGCATGGATTGAACATCATGCTAACCGTATATAGTATGTGGCCTTTGATGCATAGCATTCTCTTGGGCATTATTCATTTGCTCTATCCATTTTACTTGAATGCATTCTTTAGTTGTGGACATCTTCAGTTGATGCAGCTGGTACACTTTGTCTTTGCATGGGAATAGTGGTTAGAATATttcattcttttttaaaaaattaatggcACCTCACTACTTTTGTGAAATTTTGTGCTGTAAATATCATTGTAcactatatttattttgtttgttgttATTTATTTCATAAAATATATAATGCCAGAAACAGCACGTTGTAAAATGTTGTCCATATTATATCAGGAATCTTCAGTTGCCAGCCATAGAAGCGAACATCTTGGGGATATTGCAGTGGAAGTTAATGCCGACAATTGTGGCACTACTCTTGCAGATTCACCTCACTTAGAGGCACCAACTGTGGCTGCCCTGCCCAGCCAGAGTGCCTTGCCAATGGCTATGGAAGTTGACATTCAGACAGATCATGTAGTTCAGTCTGCCCAGCAGAACATAGTGACAGGACGAGTTCCACAAGAAGAAGAGCGAGAAGGTTCGACCACTGTAACATCAGCTCAGCCTTTGCAACCTGAAATGCGACCATCAAGTCCAGTATCCGGTATTTTGCGTGAAAGAACAAATCCTGATCAGAGGAGGGAAAGTCGTCAGCCAGAGGCTGCACCTAGTTCGGTGGATCCAACACAACTCTTTCCCGTGGCATCACTGATGTTTAATCACCCACCACTTGGCAATGAACCATTGAAAAATGAGCTGCACAGATTACAAGTACACATGGATTCTCTTAATAAAATCTACGAACTGAAGGTTTGCATATTTCTCCCTCTTGCTAATATACCAACTGCTCACACTATTCCCAGATTCATCATAGTTTCATCAATTCTGCTTTTACCTCTGGACAGAAATCACAACTTCAAACGGAGTGCAGCCAAGAAATCGAGAAGATAAAACAGAAGTATGATTTGTTAATTAAAGAACAAGACTCCGCTCATCATCAGCACAGGAAGACACTGGATGACTTGTATGGGAAAGTTCTCCTAAACCAATCACTAGCTGATGATTTTCGGGTCAAATTTGTATCAACATCTGCAGCTCAAGGTATACTTGATATcttgcaaaaaaaatgttttctgaTATTGTTAGTGTGGATATGAAACAATCTGGGCCAAATTTCTGCTACaacattatattttgataatttgaatttttcacAAAAAACGAAATAGATCTCCTACAAGCCATTGTTTGTTTTTGAATTTAGGAGATCATATCGCTTACTGTGCCTTGATGATCCATTCTCTTGCTTATCCAAAGGAGGGCCTAATTCGATCCTAAGGTCAAGTAGTAGTAAGTAACCTATTTGTTAAGTCGGACCCAAGAGCTAAAAGATAACCTCTTCCTTATTATGATTGGAAGGAAACATCAAAACTACGTTAAAACTGAGCGAATGCATTCCGTTCTACCCCTCCTGTTAATGTAGGCCTTTCCCTGGGAGAAAGGGGCATGGTTGTTCTGGATTTCTGGTCCTATAGTGGAAGAATAATTTTTCACAATGAGATAATGCCGCATAGGAATTGAGCGCCAGGAAATGCCAAGTTCATTTGCAGTGCTTGACAGACCTAGTGTTTTGCACAATGAATAAGATTGTGCTTAAAAAAGATTTGTAAAGAAAATTATTGTCCTGGACCGAGTTGTTTTCTGTAGAAGTATTGTTTGTTACTAATGTTCACTCTATTTGGACTGCAGCCAGAGCCGTTTCTCCTCCACTTTGCCAGACAACTCGCCAGACAGCTGGGGTATCTCAGCAGGTACCAACTAGGCCTTCGGTGGCTGGATCGATTGCATTGCCAGTCGGTTCATCATCAGCTAGTCGACCATCGCTGCAGAGGCATTGTGCTCAACCATCGCATGTGGATCGGTCATCATCATCGGGGGGGAGTCATTCATCATCGCCATCTTCACAAGTTGTACGACCTCCCCCAGCAATACTAGGCAGCGTTGTCAGGGCAACATCAACTCCTTTTAGTCACACACCTGCAGCCCGTGGAAACTATGGAGTTGGGAGTGAAGTAGCACGGGCACCAGCTCCCCATCTCCAGTTCAGGCTGCCACGAGCACATCCCACGGCCCCTGTAAatcagcagcagcggcagctccCAGTTAGGCTAGAGAGCACATGTTCAAGGACACAGTTGACTCCTGTGAGCACCCCAGTAAACGCAAGGCAGTTGAGTTCACAATCAGTTTCCCCGGTGAGCaattcatcatcatcgtcaagCTCACATCCAGGTCCAGCACTCTCAAATCCAGCCTTGGCAGCAAATTCAAGTTCAAATCCAGTTTTGAGTGCAGGCACAGTGGCATTGCCGCCAAGTCCACACCCACCCGAGTCGATAGCAGCACCAAGGGGACAGCAAAAGGGGGCACCGTCAGGCTTGAATACAGTGCCTGTTGTAGGCTCGGGTTTGCCGCCAAGTAGGTCCATGTCAGATTCGGTGTCGCTGGATGCATGGCTTACATCCAATCTTGGTCTGAAGGACGGTGAAACCAGCACACCTCGCACTCGCATGGATAGTCATCGTACAGTAGATGTGGTGTGCTTGTCCGATGACGAACCAGAAGAGCactagagctagagctagacTGACCTGACTTTTGTAGTACAGCAGTATTTTCTTGGAATGCCATTTTTTGCCTGCCTGGCACAAGGAGCTGAATTTGGCCGGACTGGTGGCTTGCATGTATATGTTGTTACTACTAGTTTGTTATTAGTAGTACCATTCCATTCTAGCTTAGCTTGTAAGCTGGGTGGGTTGGGGTTCCCTTCCCTCCAGGCCTTGTGCAGCATGCCTAGTAAGGTCTGCTAGGGTAACTTAGGTTGTTGTAAATAGTACTAAGTAATTAGTACTGTACAAGTAATAACTTGCTAACCAGCCAACCAGGAAGTGAATTAAGCATGGTGGTAATGGCCTCCTTGGTTGCTTGATTGGTTGTAGTCGACGACCTTTTGGTTTACTAATATACTTGTGTCCTtgaatcttttttttgttttatttttgaaagGGTGTACTTTAGAGAAAGACTACACAACGGTATACCGTTGAACGGTATACTGCTTATCCCCCATGCCACGGCCCCGCGTGCCGGCTTCTTCCGAGTATGTCGCCTGCTGCTAGGATTATCATCATGCACGTTTGCTGTGTGTATCAGTGTATAGTCTTGTTCCTGACAGCTAGCTAGTACCCAGCATGCTTGTCCTGCCTTTGATAAATATTTTatgtatatgataaaagtaacttacatatgtaataaaagtaatatacaaatataaatattttttcatcgtaatataatcatgtaagattttgttctgaagatttaattgcaacgagtACAATGATataatcggattatagatcggataagtaactTGAGAGAAAACTTCATAAGAAGATAAAAAAGACATGTATAAcctaatagcaaaaaaataGTTGCATATATGTGAGGTGCAATAGTACTTCTCGCACGTATTGCGCTGTCGCCTAGCAGGAGATGTCTCTCGAAATAGATTTTGCgcaatttaatatatatttttttagacggagaggGTAATAGTCGAGAAGGGTtgagagtgaaaaaaaaaaggtggaaaTGGAAAATGAGGTGGGTTGCGAGTGCCAGCTGTGCGGTGGGCGGCGTGGCGTGGTGTTCTGCGGCGCCCACGGCGGGCGCCTCTGCCTCCAATGCGACCGAGCCCTGCACCAAGCCCACGGCGGGGCCGGCGATcacccccgcgcgccgctctgCGACTCgtgcaacgccgccgccgccgagctgcgcCTCAACGACGGGGCCACGCTGTGCGGGCCGTGCGCCTACCCCTACGCCTACGCCTACCCCTACACATACACCTACGTCTACACCGGCTGCCCCACCCCGCTGGAGATGATGCGCCTCCTCCatgccgccccgccgccgccggtattCAGTCACCCTCATCTCTTCTCTCATCTGAATTTGGCTCTATAGTTTCCTGCAGTCGGCAGGTCCAGGAAACCCGATGCTGGTACAATAATGCATCATATGCAGCCAGCTACCTGCAGTTTACAACaacgaggagaaggagaagagctACTTCCAACTCTCTTATCTGCGACTGCGACTCCTAATACTGCTACTGCTGCGCCAATGGCAATGCCACCCCCACCACTACAACACcacaccaccacctccctcatCATGATGATAAGGAACATTCACAAGCGGGAGGAGAGGAACAGAGCCAAGCTCAGGTACAATGATAAGAAGAAGACGAGGaagtacgtatatatatactctacttATTACTACTTGCAAGTGCAACAACCCCCAAATGATCTCATCTTAACATAagctaattaaattaaattgatGCAGGTTCAGCAAGCAGATCAAGTATGCCTGCCGCAAGGCCGGAGCCGACGCACGAAAGCGGGTCAAAGGCCGATTCGCAAaggcctcttcctcctcctcctcctcctcctcctcttcttcttccatcGATCATCGATTATGATAACCCACGCTCTCAACTCTCAACCACATTTCCTATTCAATTCCACATCCCCTATCTAGCGATCATTCTTTCATCTTCTGGACCTTGTGTTCCGTCATGACCAGCAATAATGACCTAGCAACTTCTCAGTGCGCACACTGTAAATAAAATCTTCCCACACCTGAGTCATCCCatccctgatttttttttttttgagaatttccTTGATTGTTTTATGTCCCCTATATACTTCTGCCtgtcctttttctttctcttctttagaaaaaaacaatGGACCAATTATATTCTTGCTCCATTCAAATGATGTAATAATCCTTGTATTCAGTTTAATTAGCTCATTGATACTCCTATCCTATGTTAAGTCCCAGCAGGTTCTGAAATTCAAAATCTGCAAAATCATCTGCCCTCAGATCGATACGTGATGAGCTTCCTCATTTCGGCATCATCAAGAAACTGCAGCCTGACGATGCTGATCACTACTACTTGATTCTGGACAGTTAACTTGTTTTGTAAGCAGCAGCGCAGTTTTGGTTAACGGACTATCTTGTCTCTAATCTTGTGCATCAGACGTACTTGAGTTAAATATATGCCATCCTGTCAAGTCAAAGTTAGTATCTGAAATCTATTAGTTACTTGATCGGGTTGAGCACATGCAGCTTCCTTTGattttcctcttcctccttttctGTTAGTACATTTTTACATTAGGAATTCGTCTACGCAACAACTAGTAGCCTTTTTTTTTAGGCCGGACCGGAACAAGTAGAAAGAAGGGGTGTGCTGCTATTGCAGAATGCAGGTAGTCTCCAGGCACATTCCCTAGTTCGTTCCTAAACAGTGAAACTGGCACCATTCATCAGATTCAAACTTTGGCTGTTTGtcttttttagaatatttaagAAGCTTGAAAACATAagatattatattatttaaGTATGTAATGTCATAAATAACTTTTATTcgttataatataattattcaGAAATAATTTGTGATCGAAGTAAGATGAGTAGATGATGATAATAATTAACAGTCAGGTTATTCGAGAATGGAAGAAATACTCTTTCCTCGACTCATCCGCTTTTGTACGTGTATATCAATAAATATACTttctctgttttacaatgtaaaatgtaagtcattctagcatttcacatatttaattcattaacattaatatatgtctagattcattaacatcaataaaaatgtagaaaatgctaaaatgacttatattatgaaacgcaGGGGTAGTATATAAGTGCTAACACGATTATTATGAATGGTCTTCTTGCTTTCAAAATAGAATACCCAGTGATGCTGATGCTAATGGTACTAAGTCGACGGTTATTCTAGAATTAGTTGGATCACATGGAGTACTATTTAGCAGCCGGAGGCATAGGCAGGCTCATGTCAGACGTGACGACTGACGACTTGTACTAGTAAACTGTAGAACCTGAGCTTCCATTTGAAAATTCAGTCAATCAACGTGTCAAAACCTGAGCTTCAGCCTCAAGTCCACTAGTATTCCCTCCATGTAAAAAAAGCTTAACCTTGTGTACTAGGGCTGCGTTGGAGAGAGTGAgtttgtttgtttagtttttcacgcgcacgtttcttaaactactaaacggtgtattttttataaaaaaaaattatatagaaaagttgttttaaaaaatcatattaatctatttttgaaatttaaaatagttaatactcaattaatcatgagctaatagcTCAACTTGTTTTGCGTATCTtaccaatctcctcaatccccttctcctcaaacacaccctagatGCTGATACATAGTAGTTAGGGGCAAATCACAAACCCTAAGAAGTAGgagtaaaatcacaattgaacTAGAAAGTAAGGGCAGGAACACAATTGCCCCTAGTAGTTACTACTCCTACGTACTAATATTATGAATTTGAACCGCTGtacagatttatagtactaagatatattaatatttagtatgaggttaaattttttttgaaacggagaAAATAGACAAGTTAAGAATCAACATGGAAAATGCATATGCACGCACCGTGCAGTAACAGTAGTAAGTAGAGGGAAATGTACTTATATGTGTAGTGTAGTAATATGCTCTACAGTTTTATaatgggtgaatagctaatttagtccctTAAGTTTCACCGAAGGCTTAATTTGGTCCTTCATGTTTTATTTTGTCCACATAGCTCCTCCAAATATTTGTTTTGACTTGAAATCATCCTTGGACCCACTTAATATGTTatatggctatttctagtcaatatttctattaaaaaaatgtctTTTTTGCCCTTAATTTGCATAGaactatatactagaaaaaagaaagtcaacatgaataaacaacattacagatgtacttcccattatttcaacatgtgcacatgaaacttaagcaattactatcgtatacacttgctagtacataatttattttcattttacatcatatactatgtattatctataaaaaattcaagcatgcaatttttctcttatatatgtgaatgatgaggggtataagtgtcatttatgAATAGAGTTGTTGGTTTaaggataagtttgaactaaaaAGAAAACTCGAAGGACTAATATGGATAGATTGAAAcatcaaggactaaactgagtCTCAGATGAAACTTGGAGGACCAATTTGACCATTCACCCTTTTATAATACTGAAATTGACTTGGGAAACCATTTCTTCAACGACTATAAAATTGGTAACAATAAATCCTTGCAGTATTTGACattaattcctttttctttcttgtttgtGAGTAAAATATTGTTGGGCCACCAACCCACAGCTTACATTGCCTTGTAGACTAGTACTAGTATAAATGAATGGGATATACACGTAGTaataatccaatccaatccagtAATATCGCAAATTAAGCAGCAGGTGCAGGAGgatgtcgtcggcggcggcggtggtgcgcgTGGTGTCGAGGCGCACCGTGAAGCCGGCAGCGCCTCGGCCGCGGGAGAGCATCCCCCTCACCTCCTGGGACCTCTCCATGCTCTCCGCCGATTACATCCAGAAAGGCCTCGTcttccccccgccgccgccttgcctccTAGTCgtcgaccacctcgccgccgccctctccaccaCGCTCAACACCTACtaccccgtcgccggccgcttCGTCACCCACAACCACCCGGAACCTGAAGGCGGCTGCTCCGTCTCCATCGACTGCGACGGCCAGGGCGTCCAGAtcgtccacgccgtcgccgatgCCGTCACtgtcgccgacctcctccctcCCGACGCCCACGTCCCGCCCCTCCTCCACTCCTTCTTCCCGCTCGGGGACGCCGTCAACTACGACGGCCACCATCTCCCCCTCTTCGTCGTCCAGGTCACCCACCTCGTTGACGGCGTCTTCCTCTCCTTCGTCTACAACCACGCGCTCTCCGATGGAACCGCATTCTGGGACTT
The Oryza sativa Japonica Group chromosome 6, ASM3414082v1 DNA segment above includes these coding regions:
- the LOC4339840 gene encoding uncharacterized protein isoform X1, producing the protein MPRKKASSPSPTSTARETRSSSARGHASPTPTPTLRRSTRETTSRFSSSSSSSANKHEGSPAKQSANNNTAKRKMNNAAADTSTRPIKKNKKLNAKSYLALFSTPQQTAKSPPAPAPPLLVQVDDDNASTVPMQDSGTLLEHEEADTQEQGYQSGLHKVPEVVLEETDVSKNKADEHASTSEPLIPVDLCSNDNASESSHGMEVKEQTVGCSNPCFVTDLPNRPCSIVHHEEAKKTIEAGDPREIKGASTSNQALVTHSDGTDYNEYLCAVCRSRETPGILKSCDGKDCKNRYHDSCLDPPLQYVSLGIWLCTLCTKKRLQFGLFAVSEGIESLWDVKEGVQNNKQYFVKYKNLAHVHNQWLPESDIIRTPGGQDLINKFCKRIQKEKTIRWKQEWAEPHRLLKKRPLMSEKEAEEFFNSLGDKFAYCNVEWLVKWKDLGYEYATWELETSSFLCTPEAKDLKRNYESRHEDARRGFDPAKINKGKQCLFQKLQKLPDGFPPGLDKDHLSSLNRLREFWHNSDGAICLDDQERVIKTILFSMSILPDVCQPLLIVSTSASLSLWEAKFNRLAPSINVVVYNGEKDVRKQIQDLEFYENGLVTFQVLLSHPDAILEDIQTMESIVWEAVMVDDCQSLRVSKCLEQLKHLSTNFRMVLLSFPLKESIPEYINLLSFLNPEGSVISSSSNGDFTDTGDILATLKEKFARHVAFERKADSSKFLEYWVPARLSRVQLEMYCYTLLSNSPALRSHSRTDSVGALRDILVSLRKCCDHPYLVDQSLQSSLTKGHSLTDILDIGVCASGKLLLLDKMLQEIRNQGRRVLIVSQSGGGAGNPMGDILDDFVRQRFGFESYERVERGLLVPKKQTALNMFNDKTKGRFIFLIDSRACVPSIKLSSVDAIIIYCSDWNPTNDLRVLQRISIESQSECVPIFRLYSSCTVEEKTLILAKHDHILDSNVQNVMPIVSHSLLSWGASFLFNRLEEFQKHDYSSKDSEDDGLFMNNVFLEFAAKLSTNVEASTKMENAVISRAQQSGSFYSRDIAVISEREGISAVDGDLPKFWTFWSNLLGGRSPHWQYISEPVQRNRRKIQNMEDQMRIPAEETDEAIMKRRKIGEIMDSSPKILPVKDNDAVLPENSTASSSHETSVDDTWQELGAESLQGTQKGLHTQLKPELSKLYELLELPETVKCLCEELLDYILKNHQVSQEPKGILHAFNIALCWRAASLLKHKINRRESLALSVRNLNYECDEVLAEYVYEKLRILKKKFSRRASETSKQSQSTPVNNTSSYKQQTSPKLRSDGSICHQVTTIDGDLENVSHEEAPHDILTEEMILEQKELISVLETHREEHVLRDELLERITEKRINLINMVFSLREKNIQDKQGNETTLLDMHKQKEVAKLQETCNLVVEHLRKGHIDSEDRDATVKLIIEWFTLLLYAFLNHMRCQHNKLKMQQSTSWNKELQLKEIFLQQAKSGHLDRSFDQQIPLPDSCFTLEEFSHFKEIVGNFPVGAATSANCQHSLASTMEIALVRSVSPSEVGNSEAAINGAVEVPVHTEKRPTSEVGLSQNRMDNDSDGIDSQGGPPLAVQHSLSSNPAIDNSNNLESSVASHRSEHLGDIAVEVNADNCGTTLADSPHLEAPTVAALPSQSALPMAMEVDIQTDHVVQSAQQNIVTGRVPQEEEREGSTTVTSAQPLQPEMRPSSPVSGILRERTNPDQRRESRQPEAAPSSVDPTQLFPVASLMFNHPPLGNEPLKNELHRLQVHMDSLNKIYELKKSQLQTECSQEIEKIKQKYDLLIKEQDSAHHQHRKTLDDLYGKVLLNQSLADDFRVKFVSTSAAQARAVSPPLCQTTRQTAGVSQQVPTRPSVAGSIALPVGSSSASRPSLQRHCAQPSHVDRSSSSGGSHSSSPSSQVVRPPPAILGSVVRATSTPFSHTPAARGNYGVGSEVARAPAPHLQFRLPRAHPTAPVNQQQRQLPVRLESTCSRTQLTPVSTPVNARQLSSQSVSPVSNSSSSSSSHPGPALSNPALAANSSSNPVLSAGTVALPPSPHPPESIAAPRGQQKGAPSGLNTVPVVGSGLPPSRSMSDSVSLDAWLTSNLGLKDGETSTPRTRMDSHRTVDVVCLSDDEPEEH